One part of the Quercus lobata isolate SW786 chromosome 7, ValleyOak3.0 Primary Assembly, whole genome shotgun sequence genome encodes these proteins:
- the LOC115951647 gene encoding uncharacterized protein LOC115951647, with protein MAEDSVDKITSQAAKLSWLKGKINLEVVESSSESSKKLLIGKILSNKSFPKSLVKEILVKAWNVINDIEVTVVDKNIFMFSFLHEADVRRAWDRRPWTVKGDHLILKRFCFDISVSEVDFSTTEFWIQIHGLPLNRRSKENVLKIGSIVGKALDTDLVGPGSGIWSKSVRVRVELDICCPLVPGFPLERDNLPVLWIPFKFEKLGNFCFGCGLLGHDLRNCQDLGVQNCGFFGKWLRADNDEFQPGIKLDDFHIPNRPAMMSIIPNSRPSVQINQSSRIQTTMGSQDEMITREAHGKREEPVEVLEQCRMVTPLQNDGTSLEKVTDVRLGVELEVVFSDRNMIAALVYSDPLEAPWLLFAIYGPFQRSKRKKFWELLENMVSSFSGPWAVIGDFNCIKRAKEKCGGRLVAESSVNCLRDFMLNTGAIDLGFIGPSFTWSNRREGLANIKERLDQCLCDQEWQNLFPKAGVRHLCNPNSDHNPIMLDTHLDSGKWPRPFRFETMWTKEEGSRQVVEELDDWLTREDMRLQQCSRELWVKEGDRNSRFFHLSTIIRRHRNCISEIKLDDGSWIRDQEDIQRYFLDNFSTLYNSCQPQSPMNLENLIQPCVSDQENMGLCKVPSRDEIKKVVFEMKALKAPGPDGFPALFYKHYWDIVGDQLVFAVQSFFLNGRLQKDFNKTFISLIPKKKGAHNFNHFHPIGLCNVSYKVISKIIVNRLRPLLDKMVDPAQVAFVPNRWINENIVLAHEIMHSFKHTGKKKGFLGIKLDFQKAYDRMEWSFLLEVLRAFGFSNSFVNLIHQCLSSVEFSLLLNGSQCPSFSPSRGLRQGDPISPYLFILGSEVLLRLINREVDQQRLSGVKVSNTAPPISKLCYADDIILFCKAKSSELATLKVCLEKYCSWSGQSINIEKSGCFPSKGVSPQFINQVRCSWGLNILSNNTTYLGVPLFLSRSRNKDFRYIKERLDSKLSGWKSKNLSWSGRATFIKSVAQAIPAYAMSTIQLPKGLCEQLDESTHKFWWNSKSKSGSYWTPVSWFTLCWPQKEGGLGFRNLWDFNQALLSKFGWWILTGKDCPCVNVLRAKYKIRNNWLTHSYHGHASPFWKSLLGIKYIIAKAGCIVLGSGDSIRIWSDPWIPDLPGHIPSPKADANPDLALTVVDLILKIPIPISHSVDSWSWTVTNSGSFSAKSAYWLCKAASSPSNIDATRGQIWKSKLHERLKMLLWIIATNVLPSKEVISRFNENIDSCCSLCGLATESSLHLFTVCAIAKAVWFQSQWGLRMEEVGFESTSDFIGFLISPPFVDNLNPCQREDFLLFGAILCDVIWKLRNSSIFDSVVPNLEGVVSRIFSLFAEHKNSRASSTSHLASASPQVWFPPSRRDIKINVDAAVGPRFSAIAVVVRDWRGELVFAGSMKVNTTLPFQAEAEAVRWAISLAPALDGDFVLVESDSQVVVQLLSNLSLPPPWRIRSLYVDLRSLLALHGKVLVSWVPRLCNQAAHSLAKWSLSCNFVGSFGSDFCPDCLSSVVVRESSREL; from the exons ATGGCAGAAGACTCGGTTGACAAAATAACTTCACAAGCGGCCAAACTCAGCTGGCTTAAAGGCAAGATCAATCTAGAGGTGGTCGAATCTTCCAGTGAAAGTTCAAAGAAGCTTCTGATTGGTAAGATTCTATCCAACAAGTCCTTTCCAAAGAGTTTAGTCAAAGAAATTTTGGTGAAAGCTTGGAATGTGATAAATGATATAGAAGTGACAGTAGTAGACAAgaacatttttatgttttcttttctacATGAGGCAGACGTGAGACGTGCTTGGGATAGAAGGCCCTGGACAGTCAAGGGCGATCATTTAATCCTAAAACGTTTCTGCTTTGATATCAGTGTGTCTGAAGTAGATTTCTCCACCACTGAATTCTGGATTCAAATCCATGGTCTCCCACTTAACAGAAGAAGTAAGGAGAACGTGCTGAAAATTGGTAGTATAGTGGGTAAAGCTTTGGATACAGATTTGGTTGGCCCTGGTTCTGGGATTTGGAGCAAAAGTGTTAGAGTTCGGGTTGAATTGGATATTTGTTGCCCGTTAGTGCCAGGTTTCCCGTTGGAAAGGGATAATCTTCCTGTTCTGTGGATCCCatttaagtttgaaaaattggggaatttttgttttggttgtggtTTGCTTGGCCATGATCTCCGTAACTGTCAGGATTTGGGAGTCCAGAACTGTGGTTTCTTTGGAAAATGGCTAAGAGCAGATAATGATGAATTTCAACCGGGTATCAAGTTGGATGATTTTCACATTCCAAATCGTCCAGCAATGATGTCCATTATCCCAAATTCAAGGCCCTCTGTTCAGATAAACCAGTCCAGTCGGATCCAAACAACCATGGGTTCTCAGGATGAAATGATCACAAGGGAGGCACATGGCAAAAGAGAAGAACCAGTGGAGGTCCTCGAGCAGTGTAGGATGGTGACTCCCCTTCAGAATGATGGGACTTCATTGGAAAAGGTTACTGATGTCCG ACTTGGTGTTGAATTAGAAGTAGTGTTTTCTGATAGGAATATGATAGCGGCTCTTGTCTATTCGGATCCTCTTGAAGCACCTTGGCTTCTTTTTGCTATCTATGGTCCTTTTCAAAGgtctaaaaggaaaaaattctGGGAGTTGCTAGAGAACATGGTCTCTTCATTTTCGGGGCCTTGGGCTGTGATTGGTGATTTCAATTGCATCAAGAGGGCGAAAGAGAAATGTGGTGGTAGGTTAGTGGCTGAGAGCTCAGTGAATTGTCTTAGAGATTTTATGTTGAATACAGGTGCTATTGACCTTGGATTTATTGGGCCTTCATTCACATGGTCTAATAGAAGGGAAGGTTTGGCCAATATAAAAGAGAGATTGGACCAATGTCTGTGTGATCAAGAGTGGCAGAACTTATTCCCCAAGGCTGGGGTTAGACACCTGTGCAACCCCAACTCGGATCATAATCCGATAATGCTTGATACTCATTTAGATTCTGGGAAGTGGCCTCGACCATTTCGTTTTGAAACTATGTGGACCAAGGAGGAGGGTAGTAGACAGGTGGTGGAAG AACTTGATGATTGGCTCACAAGAGAAGACATGCGGTTACAGCAATGTTCTAGAGAGTTGTGGGTTAAAGAGGGGGATCGTAATTCTAGATTTTTCCATCTCTCAACCATCATCAGAAGGCATAGGAATTGCATTTCAGAGATAAAGTTGGATGATGGGTCGTGGATTAGAGATCAGGAGGATATCCAGagatattttttggataatttctCCACTTTGTACAATTCTTGTCAACCCCAGTCCCCTATGAATCTTGAGAATCTCATTCAACCGTGTGTTTCTGATCAAGAAAATATGGGGCTGTGTAAAGTTCCCTCTAGAGATGAGATTAAAAAAGTGGTTTTCGAGATGAAAGCCCTTAAAGCCCCAGGTCCAGATGGCTTCCCAGCTCTTTTTTATAAGCATTACTGGGACATTGTGGGGGACCAGCTAGTTTTTGCTGTCCAAAGTTTCTTTCTTAATGGCAGGCTGCAGAAAGATTTCAATAAAACCTTCATCTCCcttattccaaaaaagaaaggtgcgcataattttaatcatttccaTCCTATCGGTCTGTGTAATGTGAGTTATAAGGTGATATCGAAAATCATTGTTAATAGACTAAGGCCTCTTTTAGATAAAATGGTGGATCCAGCCCAAGTGGCTTTTGTTCCGAATAGATGgattaatgaaaatatagttcTGGCTCATGAGATTATGCATAGTTTCAAACACACAGGGAAGAAGAAGGGTTTTCTTGGAATCAAACTAGACTTTCAAAAAGCATATGATAGAATGGAATGGAGTTTTCTGTTGGAGGTTCTTAGAGCTTTTGGTTTCAGCAACTCCTTTGTTAACCTCATTCATCAATGTCTATCTTCAGTTGAATTCTCACTTCTATTAAATGGGAGCCAATGTCCAAGTTTCTCCCCCTCCCGTGGCCTTAGGCAAGGTGACCCAATATCACCTTATTTGTTTATTCTGGGCAGTGAAGTTCTTCTGAGACTTATAAACAGGGAGGTTGATCAGCAGAGGCTATCTGGTGTTAAAGTGTCCAATACTGCTCCTCCCATTTCTAAGCTATGTTATGCTGATGACATCATATTATTTTGCAAGGCAAAATCTTCTGAGCTAGCCACCCTCAAAGTTTGCCTAGAGAAATATTGCTCTTGGTCTGGTCAGTCCATTAACATAGAAAAATCTGGTTGTTTCCCCTCCAAAGGGGTGAGCCCTCAATTTATCAATCAAGTGAGATGTAGCTGGGGTCTGAATATTCTGTCAAATAACACCACCTACCTTGGagttcctctctttctttctaggAGCAGGAATAAAGACTTCAGATACATTAAAGAGAGGCTGGATAGTAAGCTAAGTGGATGGAAAAGCAAGAATTTGTCTTGGTCTGGGAGAGCAACTTTTATCAAATCGGTGGCCCAAGCCATTCCAGCCTATGCTATGTCTACCATCCAGCTGCCTAAAGGTCTTTGTGAGCAACTTGACGAGTCAACTCACAAATTTTGGTGGAATTCTAAATCTAAGTCTGGTTCATACTGGACTCCAGTATCTTGGTTTACTCTTTGTTGGCCCCAAAAGGAGGGAGGCTTGGGTTTCAGGAATCTCTGGGACTTCAACCAAGCTCTCCTCTCCAAATTTGGCTGGTGGATTTTAACAGGAAAAGATTGTCCTTGTGTTAATGTGCTGAGGGCGAAATACAAGATCCGTAATAACTGGCTGACCCATTCCTATCATGGCCATGCTTCCCCATTTTGGAAAAGCTTGTTGGGAATTAAGTACATCATCGCCAAGGCTGGATGTATTGTTTTGGGCAGTGGGGATTCTATTAGAATATGGTCTGATCCTTGGATCCCCGATCTTCCAGGCCACATTCCTTCCCCTAAGGCTGATGCTAATCCAGACTTGGCCTTG ACGGTGGTTGATCTCATTCTGAAAATCCCCATCCCAATCAGCCATTCAGTGGATAGTTGGTCGTGGACTGTCACAAACTCGGGGTCTTTTTCAGCCAAATCTGCTTATTGGCTGTGCAAGGCAGCCTCGTCCCCCTCGAATATTGATGCTACTAGGGGTCAAATATGGAAATCCAAGCTTCATGAGCGCCTTAAGATGCTTTTGTGGATAATTGCTACCAATGTGCTGCCTTCTAAAGAGGTAATCAGTAGATTTAATGAGAATATTGATAGTTGTTGTTCATTGTGCGGTTTGGCTACTGAGTCTTCCCTTCACCTATTTACGGTTTGTGCTATTGCTAAAGCTGTATGGTTTCAAAGTCAGTGGGGGTTGAGGATGGAAGAGGTTGGATTTGAGTCCACTTCGGACTTTATTGGCTTTCTCATTTCTCCTCCATTTGTGGACAATCTGAATCCTTGTCAAAGAGAAGATTTTTTGCTGTTTGGCGCCATCCTCTGTGATGTTATTTGGAAGCTCAGAAATAGTTCCATATTTGATTCCGTTGTGCCCAACTTGGAGGGAGTTGTGTCAAGGATTTTTAGCCTTTTTGCTGAACATAAAAATTCAAGAGCATCCTCTACTAGTCATCTGGCCTCCGCCTCTCCTCAGGTTTGGTTTCCTCCCTCAAGGCGggacataaaaataaatgtagacGCAGCAGTGGGTCCTCGCTTTTCTGCCATCGCTGTAGTTGTGAGAGATTGGAGAGGGGAGTTGGTGTTTGCTGGCTCTATGAAAGTGAACACCACCCTCCCTTTTCAAGCTGAAGCAGAAGCAGTTAGATGGGCAATCTCTTTAGCTCCTGCTCTGGATGGTGATTTTGTTCTTGTGGAATCTGATTCTCAAGTTGTTGTACAGCTTCTATCAAATTTGTCCCTACCTCCTCCTTGGAGAATCAGGTCGCTTTATGTTGATTTGAGGTCTCTGCTCGCTCTCCATGGTAAAGTGTTGGTGTCGTGGGTTCCTAGGCTGTGTAATCAGGCTGCCCACAGCTTAGCAAAATGGAGTTTATCTTGTAATTTTGTTGGCTCTTTTGGCAGTGATTTTTGCCCGGACTGTCTCTCTTCTGTTGTTGTGAGAGAGTCCAGTAGGGAGTTGTAA
- the LOC115952467 gene encoding 50S ribosomal protein 5 alpha, chloroplastic-like encodes MALLVSYSTLACFSSLSTSSSMSSSSSPYSILPITTNPVSRLLTNPIDQHAKSFDGACTYAPIMTKKRAGTIAKVSSEIHDGGESQSESDGDVDLLLEKLPLDSKLQRKLEHKMKLKLWKKIRLRNKKLMRKRRMRMRKRGCWPSSKMKKLTNI; translated from the exons aTGGCTCTCCTCGTTAGCTACAGTACTCTCGCGTGTTTCTCTTCTTTGTCAACTTCATCTTCTATGTCATCATCATCGTCACCATATTCAATCTTGCCTATCACTACAAATCCAG TTTCTAGGCTTCTCACGAACCCCATTGATCAGCATGCTAAATCATTCGATGGAGCCTGCACTTATGCACCCATTATGACCAAGAAAAGAGCTGGAACCATTGCTAAGGTATCTTCTGAAATTCATGATGGTGGTGAGTCCCAGTCAGAAAGTGATGGTGATGTGGATTTGCTACTTGAAAAACTTCCACTGGATTCAAAACTGCAACGGAAGCTGGAGCACAAGATGAAACTGAAATTGTGGAAGAAGATAAGGCTTCGAAATAAAAAGCTCATGAGGAAAaggaggatgaggatgaggaagaGAGGCTGCTGGCCTTCTTCAAAGATGAAGAAGTTGACTAACATCTGA